From the genome of Perca flavescens isolate YP-PL-M2 chromosome 12, PFLA_1.0, whole genome shotgun sequence, one region includes:
- the LOC114565947 gene encoding alanine aminotransferase 2 — translation MSIRGLGAVTVPYNLREEQGWELQVEELHQALESAKGVCDPVALYVINPGNPAGYVQSRKSIQEVIQFVSEKRLFLLADEVYQDCVHGENSEFVSYKRVLAEMGPPLSDTVELASFHSASKGFMGECGLRGGYVELVNLDPAVKKYIYNLFSTDACAPVLGQFALDLMMKPPQPGDPSYPLYSVETQNIRTALVHNVKRVLEVVNNLPGFCCQPAKGAFVFPRLHLPPKAIQKAKEMGMQPDAFYCVRLLEEAGVIVSPGCDYGQKEGTHHIRFHIMAPEDTMEEVLRRLSSFHTQFMKIFS, via the exons ATGTCCATAAGGGGGCTAGGAGCAGTTACCGTTCCCTACAACCTCAGGGAGGAGCAGGGCTGGGAGCTGCAGGTGGAGGAGCTGCATCAAGCGCTGGAATCTGCAAAGGGAGTCTGCGACCCTGTAGCTCTGTATGTCATCAACCCTGGAAACCCTGCAG GTTATGTTCAAAGCAGGAAATCAATTCAAGAGGTGATCCAGTTCGTTTCAGAGAAGAGGCTCTTTCTTCTGGCTGATGAG GTCTATCAGGACTGTGTTCATGGGGAAAATAGTGAGTTTGTCTCTTACAAAAGGGTTCTGGCTGAGATGGGTCCTCCTCTTTCAGACACAGTGGAGCTGGCGTCCTTTCACTCAGCATCGAAAGGCTTCATGGGAGA GTGTGGTCTGCGTGGTGGATACGTGGAGCTGGTAAATCTGGACCCCGCGGTTAAGAAATACATCTACAACCTGTTCTCAACAGATGCCTGTGCACCTGTGTTGGGTCAGTTTGCCCTGGATCTGATGATGAAACCTCCACAACCAGGAGATCCCTCATACCCACTTTATAGTGTG GAGACACAAAACATCAGGACCGCGCTGGTTCATAACGTTAAGAGAGTCCTTGAGGTAGTAAACAATCTGCCGGGTTTCTGCTGTCAGCCAGCGAAAGGAGCATTTGTGTTCCCCAGACTGCATCTTCCACCGAAAGCCATTCAGAAGGCCAAG GAAATGGGAATGCAACCAGATGCATTCTACTGTGTTAGACTACTAGAGGAGGCTGGTGTGATTGTCAGTCCTGGTTGTGACTATGGACAAAAGGAGGGCACCCATCACATCAG ATTTCACATTATGGCCCCCGAGGACACGATGGAAGAAGTACTGAGACGCCTGTCTAGCTTTCACACACAGTTTATGAAGATTTTTTCCTAA
- the sharpin gene encoding ranBP-type and C3HC4-type zinc finger-containing protein 1 isoform X1, with amino-acid sequence MALSSGGWAPPAPVPASSQQAACGGPALTPYCTTVLMSVRVSVCHSGIRPLCLPGAGSEALRLQLSMDPSRAGEFRLTLRDTSGNRSVFIAEFDLRSVQYEVKSPRCHEMRLVAPPHDCIRFNFRCDREAEEWATVVMSSLREAHRVENMNTCESDGRHEDTAAAMEQWSSASLPLTEELCLELARAIEAGDTQAASQHASALARQKAVLTIQLSEKNYAEGEISLSVVVEDVSSSCCVTVKVFPYMTVAALKQQVFLEYGFHPRVQRWVIGQCLCTEPRSLASYGVQKDGDTAYLYLISARQARITRQLFQQDLESALLAPPLPPGNGPTSQDWRGYSTLPSRLPHSNQGSTGGGGDRPGDIKDVLDIENLQLSDHTNKASKTQQTEWACPSCTFINKPSRPGCEICATARPDAHIQQEKGRREDRGEFSLSSS; translated from the exons ATGGCACTCAGCTCGGGCGGCTGGGCTCCTCCAGCCCCGGTCCCTGCCTCGTCCCAACAGGCTGCATGCGGCGGGCCTGCGCTGACGCCTTACTGCACTACTGTTTTAATGTCAGTCAGGGTTTCGGTGTGCCATTCAGGGATCCGGCCCCTGTGCCTCCCTGGAGCAGGCAGCGAGGCTCTGCGCCTCCAGCTCAGCATGGACCCGAGCCGGGCCGGAGAGTTCCGACTGACGCTGCGAGATACGAGCGGAAACCGCAGTGTG TTCATTGCAGAGTTTGACCTGCGCTCAGTGCAGTACGAGGTGAAATCCCCTCGCTGCCATGAGATGCGTCTCGTCGCTCCGCCTCACGACTGCATCCGCTTCAACTTCCGCTGCGACCGCGAGGCCGAGGAGTGGGCCACCGTGGTGATGTCATCACTCAGAGAGGCACATCGAG TTGAAAATATGAACACATGTGAATCAGATGGCAGACACGAGGACACCGCAGCAGCTATGGAGCAGTGGAGCTCCGCATCGCTGCCGCTCACTG aggAATTGTGCTTGGAGCTCGCCAGGGCGATTGAGGCAGGCGATACTCAGGCAGCTTCACAGCACGCGTCCGCTCTGGCTCGGCAAAAAGCAGTGCTGACGATTCAACTGTCTGAAAAGAACTACGCAGAGGGAGAGATCAG TTTATCTGTGGTAGTGGAGGATGTCTCGTCATCCTGTTGTGTCACAGTGAAAGTCTTTCCTTACATGACCGTGGCTGCACTCAAGCAACAG GTGTTTCTCGAGTACGGTTTCCATCCTCGCGTGCAGCGCTGGGTGATTGGTCAGTGCTTGTGCACCGAGCCGAGGTCGCTGGCCTCCTACGGGGTGCAGAAGGACGGCGATACGGCGTACCTCTACCTGATCTCCGCCCGACAAGCCCGCATCACCCGTCAGCTGTTCCAGCAGGACCTGGAGAGCGCCCTCCTCGCCCCACCGCTCCCACCGGGCAACGGCCCAACCTCCCAAGACTGGAGGGGTTACAGCACGCTGCCCTCAAGGCTACCCCACAGCAACCAGG GGAGCACCGGTGGAGGAGGCGATAGACCAGGTGATATCAAAGATGTTCTGGACATTGAGAATCTGCAGCTGAGCGATCATACCAACAAAGCCAGTAAAACACAG CAGACAGAGTGGGCTTGTCCCTCATGCACTTTCATCAACAAGCCTTCCCGTCCAGGCTGTGAAATCTGTGCTACAGCCAGACCTGACGCACACATCCAGCAG GagaaaggaaggagagaggatcGAGGAGAGTTCAGTTTAAGCAGCAGCTGA
- the sharpin gene encoding ranBP-type and C3HC4-type zinc finger-containing protein 1 isoform X2: MALSSGGWAPPAPVPASSQQAACGGPALTPYCTTVLMSVRVSVCHSGIRPLCLPGAGSEALRLQLSMDPSRAGEFRLTLRDTSGNRSVFIAEFDLRSVQYEVKSPRCHEMRLVAPPHDCIRFNFRCDREAEEWATVVMSSLREAHRVENMNTCESDGRHEDTAAAMEQWSSASLPLTEELCLELARAIEAGDTQAASQHASALARQKAVLTIQLSEKNYAEGEISLSVVVEDVSSSCCVTVKVFPYMTVAALKQQVFLEYGFHPRVQRWVIGQCLCTEPRSLASYGVQKDGDTAYLYLISARQARITRQLFQQDLESALLAPPLPPGNGPTSQDWRGYSTLPSRLPHSNQGSTGGGGDRPGDIKDVLDIENLQLSDHTNKASKTQTEWACPSCTFINKPSRPGCEICATARPDAHIQQEKGRREDRGEFSLSSS, translated from the exons ATGGCACTCAGCTCGGGCGGCTGGGCTCCTCCAGCCCCGGTCCCTGCCTCGTCCCAACAGGCTGCATGCGGCGGGCCTGCGCTGACGCCTTACTGCACTACTGTTTTAATGTCAGTCAGGGTTTCGGTGTGCCATTCAGGGATCCGGCCCCTGTGCCTCCCTGGAGCAGGCAGCGAGGCTCTGCGCCTCCAGCTCAGCATGGACCCGAGCCGGGCCGGAGAGTTCCGACTGACGCTGCGAGATACGAGCGGAAACCGCAGTGTG TTCATTGCAGAGTTTGACCTGCGCTCAGTGCAGTACGAGGTGAAATCCCCTCGCTGCCATGAGATGCGTCTCGTCGCTCCGCCTCACGACTGCATCCGCTTCAACTTCCGCTGCGACCGCGAGGCCGAGGAGTGGGCCACCGTGGTGATGTCATCACTCAGAGAGGCACATCGAG TTGAAAATATGAACACATGTGAATCAGATGGCAGACACGAGGACACCGCAGCAGCTATGGAGCAGTGGAGCTCCGCATCGCTGCCGCTCACTG aggAATTGTGCTTGGAGCTCGCCAGGGCGATTGAGGCAGGCGATACTCAGGCAGCTTCACAGCACGCGTCCGCTCTGGCTCGGCAAAAAGCAGTGCTGACGATTCAACTGTCTGAAAAGAACTACGCAGAGGGAGAGATCAG TTTATCTGTGGTAGTGGAGGATGTCTCGTCATCCTGTTGTGTCACAGTGAAAGTCTTTCCTTACATGACCGTGGCTGCACTCAAGCAACAG GTGTTTCTCGAGTACGGTTTCCATCCTCGCGTGCAGCGCTGGGTGATTGGTCAGTGCTTGTGCACCGAGCCGAGGTCGCTGGCCTCCTACGGGGTGCAGAAGGACGGCGATACGGCGTACCTCTACCTGATCTCCGCCCGACAAGCCCGCATCACCCGTCAGCTGTTCCAGCAGGACCTGGAGAGCGCCCTCCTCGCCCCACCGCTCCCACCGGGCAACGGCCCAACCTCCCAAGACTGGAGGGGTTACAGCACGCTGCCCTCAAGGCTACCCCACAGCAACCAGG GGAGCACCGGTGGAGGAGGCGATAGACCAGGTGATATCAAAGATGTTCTGGACATTGAGAATCTGCAGCTGAGCGATCATACCAACAAAGCCAGTAAAACACAG ACAGAGTGGGCTTGTCCCTCATGCACTTTCATCAACAAGCCTTCCCGTCCAGGCTGTGAAATCTGTGCTACAGCCAGACCTGACGCACACATCCAGCAG GagaaaggaaggagagaggatcGAGGAGAGTTCAGTTTAAGCAGCAGCTGA
- the gpaa1 gene encoding glycosylphosphatidylinositol anchor attachment 1 protein, translating to MGLLSDPNRRRALISLLTRLNAPICVVCYMAGVAWFMGLAFEPFTLRTYMSENAMGSTMVEERFPAGERALATGREFSAHKKKAGGMPVDWLVKTMQARGLEVFAQRFSRTLPFPDENKERYLVKGTNVYGILRAPRAPRTEALVLSAPCTPGDNNNQAVGLLLGLAQYFRNQVYWAKDIIFLVNEHDLIGMQAWLEGYHHTNTTGMDWSPLQGRGGSIQAALSLELSSDVITSLDLVLEGLNGQLPNLDLANLFYAFCQKIGVLCTIQGKLQRNDWDSVSGYSHSVQTMMLMVMKQASGRPWGDHGLFLRYHIEAATIKGINSFRQYKTDTTTIGRLLEGMYRKLNNLLERLHQSYFFYLMPSLSHFVSIGYYMPAFGLLAVILLLRALDLWVQLATPPPRTEDGVADTEQMSSPGVLSVLTPLVISHLTGVALYMLPIGFQEVAVEHFPVSETEAVVLTAIAIYTAGLALPHNTHRLLSGEGTEQGWKVLKLVAVLYLAVLLGCTALINFSLGFILALTLVPVAAFVTPHVPKVLSAFILVILSPACTLLFSVFFFQELQEMPVSFIDGWMLFLSVISQGILDHSLYGSLVYPLIALLVYPCWLLFWNILFWK from the exons ATGGGACTGCTGTCTGACCCAAACAGGAGACGGGCTTTGATCAGCCTGCTAACCCGCCTCAATGCCCCAATCTG TGTGGTCTGCTACATGGCTGGTGTGGCCTGGTTCATGGGGTTAGCATTTGAGCCTTTCACTCTGCGGACATACATGTCAGAGAATGCCATGGGGTCTACCATGGTGGAGGAGCGCTTCCCAGCAGGGGAGAGGGCGCTGGCCACGGGCAGAGAGTTTTCAGCTCATAAGAAGAAAGCAGG TGGGATGCCAGTGGACTGGCTGGTGAAGACCATGCAGGCTCGAGGGCTGGAGGTGTTTGCCCAGAGGTTCTCTCGCACGCTGCCCTTCCCGGATGAAAACAAAGAGAGATAT CTGGTAAAAGGCACAAATGTATATGGGATCCTCCGGGCCCCGAGAGCTCCGCGGACTGAAGCCCTGGTGCTGAGTGCCCCCTGCACCCCAGGCGATAACAACAACCAGGCAGTGGGGCTGCTACTTGGCTTGGCACAGTACTTCAGGA ACCAGGTTTACTGGGCCAAGGACATCATCTTCCTTGTGAATGAGCATGATCTGATTGGTATGCAAGCCTGGCTGGAGGGCTACCACCACACAAACACTACAG GTATGGACTGGTCTCCACTTCAAGGTCGCGGTGGTTCGATTCAGGCAGCTCTGTCCCTGGAGCTCAGCAGCGATGTCATCACCAGTTTGGACCTGGTACTGGAAGGCCTCAACGGCCAGCTCCCCAACCTGGATTTAGCCAACCTCTTCTATGCCTTCTGTCAGAAGATCGGAGTCCTTTGCACCATCCAGGGCAAG ctgcAGAGGAATGACTGGGACAGTGTGTCTGGCTACAGCCACTCAGTCCAGACCATGATGCTGATGGTAATGAAGCAGGCCAGTGGGCGGCCCTGGGGGGATCATGGCCTTTTCCTGCGATACCACATTGAGGCTGCCACCATCAAGGGAATCAACAGTTTCCGTCAGTACAAGACTGACACCACCACCATTGGAAG GCTTCTAGAGGGAATGTATCGTAAGCTGAATAACCTCCTAGAGCGCCTACACCAGTCCTACTTCTTCTACCTCATGCCGTCCCTCTCTCACTTTGTCTCCATTGGTTACTACATGCCAGCCTTCGGCCTCCTCGCCGTCATCCTGCTGCTTCGT GCCTTAGACCTGTGGGTTCAACTTGCGACTCCACCACCAAGAACAGAAGATGGAGTCGCTGACACCGAGCAG ATGTCCAGTCCAGGAGTGCTGTCAGTGCTGACTCCTCTGGTGATCAGCCATCTGACTGGAGTGGCTCTGTACATGCTGCCCATCGGTTTTCAGGAGGTGGCTGTGGAACACTTCCCGGTGTCGGAGACCGAGGCTGTGGTCCTGACAGCTATTGCTATTTACACAGCAGGCCTGGCTTTGCCtcataacacacacag GCTCCTGTCAGGGGAGGGCACGGAGCAGGGCTGGAAAGTGCTGAAGCTGGTGGCTGTGCTGTACCTGGCTGTGCTGCTGGGTTGCACCGCCCTCATCAACTTCTCCCTGGGCTTCATCCTGGCTCTCACCCTGGTGCCCGTGGCTGCCTTCGTCACGCCCCACGTACCAAA GGTTCTATCAGCCTTTATCCTGGTCATCCTCAGCCCAGCCTGCACACtcctcttttctgtctttttcttccAAGAGCTGCAGGAAATGCCGGTCAGCTTCATTGACGGTTGGATGCTCTTCCTATCGGTCATCTCGCAGGGCATCCTGGACCATTCCCTGTACGGCTCTCTGGTTTACCCGCTCATAGCCTTGCTGGTCTATCCTTGCTGGCTGCTTTTCTGGAACATCCTCTTCTGGAAATAA